Proteins found in one Takifugu rubripes chromosome 17, fTakRub1.2, whole genome shotgun sequence genomic segment:
- the LOC101072075 gene encoding SUN domain-containing protein 2 isoform X3 — MCKALELSNAMLRRSSRLQAGNYYAMSNGLNSTPAAAISYYETPVRSSRKSRVRASRQKSPSPFTAKGPVPESSSTTEPGRSSRITEFFFDLKSANITTSRHTKACALLLLFLVPFCVGFLLLLLTSITPNNLLMIDLSLTKKLPVHFDPSLQNSNMNLRPIYEKEYQELQERIAGIEKATRLHLERKIADLAMQILGVRTVATSLSHRIRSVEDQNLKLTKEWKHLEQRPDGNSLTPELQRDIEGLFRKLVEELAVLNGGGCSECRRPIADKMADFALESQGASVISSRCSQTYTSPSGCLTLFGIPLWSLFTSPRTAIQGSPILAGTCWCFVGAEGTLAVSLSHPVKITHVTVDHLPSYNSPSGDIKSAPKDFEVHGMKTQAGEGTFLGKFLYDKFGEPTQTFSLPTPTDQSYDIVELRVFSNWGQKEYTCLYRFRVHGQTDFS, encoded by the exons ATGTGTAAGGCTTTGGAGCTCAGTAATG cCATGCTCAGAAGAAGTTCTCGTCTACAAGCTGGCAACTACTACGCCATGAGTAACGGCCTTAATTCCACCCCTGCTGCGGCCATTTCTTACTACGAGACGCCCGTCAG GAGTTCCAGGAAGTCTCGGGTCCGAGCCTCCAGACAGAAGAGTCCTTCGCCGTTCACCGCTAAAG GTCCGGTACCAGAGTCCAGCTCAACCACTGAACCCGGACGCAGTAGCAGAATCACTGAATTCTTCTTTGATCTCAAGT CAGCAAACATCACAACCAGTCGTCACACAAAGGCCtgcgctcttctcctcctcttcctcgtgcCTTTTT GTGTTGGCTTCTTGCTCCTTTTGTTGACCTCAATCACGCCCAACAACCTGCTGATGATCGACTTGTCGCTGACAAAGAAGCTGCCGGTTCACTTTGACCCGTCACTACAGAACAGCAACATGAATCTTAGACCCATATAT GAAAAAGAGTATCAAGAGTTGCAAGAAAGAATTGCAGGCATAGAAAAAGCCACTCGGTTACATCTGGAGCGCAAGATTGCTGATTTAGCAATGCAGATTTTGGGTGTTCGCACTGTTGCAACCAGCCTGAGCCACAGGATCAGATCAGTAGAGGACCAGAATCTAAAG TTGACTAAAGAGTGGAAACACCTTGAGCAGAGGCCCGATGGCAACAGTCTCACCCCAGAGCTTCAACGGGACATCGAGGGTTTGTTCAGGAAACTTGTGGAG GAGCTCGCCGTGCTAAACGGAGGAGGCTGCTCAGAGTGCCGACGTCCCATCGCTGACAAAATGGCTGACTTTGCTCTGGAAAGTCAAG gtgccagtgtgatcagcagcaggtgCTCACAGACGTACACCTCCCCCTCAGGGTGTCTGACCCTGTTTGGAATCCCTCTCTGGTCCCTCTTCACAAGTCCACGCACTGCTATCCAG GGTTCCCCCATTCTGGCAGGTACCTGTTGGTGTTTTGTGGGGGCAGAGGGGACACTGGCCGTCTCGCTCTCTCACCCAGTGAAGATCACACACGTGACGGTGGACCACCTGCCGAGCTACAACTCCCCCTCCGGCGACATCAAATCTGCCCCGAAGGACTTCGAAGTCCAT GGAATGAAGACTCAGGCAGGAGAAGGAACCTTCCTGGGAAAGTTCCTGTATGACAAGTTTGGCGAGCCGACGCAGACGTTCAGCCTGCCT ACTCCCACTGATCAGTCGTACGACATTGTGGAATTACGTGTTTTCTCCAACTGGGGTCAGAAAGAATACACGTGTCTCTACCGGTTCCGTGTCCACGGCCAGACAGACTTCTCCTGA
- the LOC101072075 gene encoding SUN domain-containing protein 2 isoform X1 has product MCKALELSNAEASCVSVLLVSAVSSCCCVPGPAMLRRSSRLQAGNYYAMSNGLNSTPAAAISYYETPVRSSRKSRVRASRQKSPSPFTAKGPVPESSSTTEPGRSSRITEFFFDLKSANITTSRHTKACALLLLFLVPFCVGFLLLLLTSITPNNLLMIDLSLTKKLPVHFDPSLQNSNMNLRPIYEKEYQELQERIAGIEKATRLHLERKIADLAMQILGVRTVATSLSHRIRSVEDQNLKLTKEWKHLEQRPDGNSLTPELQRDIEGLFRKLVEELAVLNGGGCSECRRPIADKMADFALESQGASVISSRCSQTYTSPSGCLTLFGIPLWSLFTSPRTAIQGSPILAGTCWCFVGAEGTLAVSLSHPVKITHVTVDHLPSYNSPSGDIKSAPKDFEVHGMKTQAGEGTFLGKFLYDKFGEPTQTFSLPTPTDQSYDIVELRVFSNWGQKEYTCLYRFRVHGQTDFS; this is encoded by the exons ATGTGTAAGGCTTTGGAGCTCAGTAATG ctgaagCTTCCTGTGTGTCAGTCTTGTTGGTGTCTGCAGTaagttcctgctgctgtgttcctggTCCAG cCATGCTCAGAAGAAGTTCTCGTCTACAAGCTGGCAACTACTACGCCATGAGTAACGGCCTTAATTCCACCCCTGCTGCGGCCATTTCTTACTACGAGACGCCCGTCAG GAGTTCCAGGAAGTCTCGGGTCCGAGCCTCCAGACAGAAGAGTCCTTCGCCGTTCACCGCTAAAG GTCCGGTACCAGAGTCCAGCTCAACCACTGAACCCGGACGCAGTAGCAGAATCACTGAATTCTTCTTTGATCTCAAGT CAGCAAACATCACAACCAGTCGTCACACAAAGGCCtgcgctcttctcctcctcttcctcgtgcCTTTTT GTGTTGGCTTCTTGCTCCTTTTGTTGACCTCAATCACGCCCAACAACCTGCTGATGATCGACTTGTCGCTGACAAAGAAGCTGCCGGTTCACTTTGACCCGTCACTACAGAACAGCAACATGAATCTTAGACCCATATAT GAAAAAGAGTATCAAGAGTTGCAAGAAAGAATTGCAGGCATAGAAAAAGCCACTCGGTTACATCTGGAGCGCAAGATTGCTGATTTAGCAATGCAGATTTTGGGTGTTCGCACTGTTGCAACCAGCCTGAGCCACAGGATCAGATCAGTAGAGGACCAGAATCTAAAG TTGACTAAAGAGTGGAAACACCTTGAGCAGAGGCCCGATGGCAACAGTCTCACCCCAGAGCTTCAACGGGACATCGAGGGTTTGTTCAGGAAACTTGTGGAG GAGCTCGCCGTGCTAAACGGAGGAGGCTGCTCAGAGTGCCGACGTCCCATCGCTGACAAAATGGCTGACTTTGCTCTGGAAAGTCAAG gtgccagtgtgatcagcagcaggtgCTCACAGACGTACACCTCCCCCTCAGGGTGTCTGACCCTGTTTGGAATCCCTCTCTGGTCCCTCTTCACAAGTCCACGCACTGCTATCCAG GGTTCCCCCATTCTGGCAGGTACCTGTTGGTGTTTTGTGGGGGCAGAGGGGACACTGGCCGTCTCGCTCTCTCACCCAGTGAAGATCACACACGTGACGGTGGACCACCTGCCGAGCTACAACTCCCCCTCCGGCGACATCAAATCTGCCCCGAAGGACTTCGAAGTCCAT GGAATGAAGACTCAGGCAGGAGAAGGAACCTTCCTGGGAAAGTTCCTGTATGACAAGTTTGGCGAGCCGACGCAGACGTTCAGCCTGCCT ACTCCCACTGATCAGTCGTACGACATTGTGGAATTACGTGTTTTCTCCAACTGGGGTCAGAAAGAATACACGTGTCTCTACCGGTTCCGTGTCCACGGCCAGACAGACTTCTCCTGA
- the LOC101072075 gene encoding SUN domain-containing protein 2 isoform X2, protein MCKALELSNAEASCVSVLLVSAVSSCCCVPGPAMLRRSSRLQAGNYYAMSNGLNSTPAAAISYYETPVRSSRKSRVRASRQKSPSPFTAKGPVPESSSTTEPGRSSRITEFFFDLKSNITTSRHTKACALLLLFLVPFCVGFLLLLLTSITPNNLLMIDLSLTKKLPVHFDPSLQNSNMNLRPIYEKEYQELQERIAGIEKATRLHLERKIADLAMQILGVRTVATSLSHRIRSVEDQNLKLTKEWKHLEQRPDGNSLTPELQRDIEGLFRKLVEELAVLNGGGCSECRRPIADKMADFALESQGASVISSRCSQTYTSPSGCLTLFGIPLWSLFTSPRTAIQGSPILAGTCWCFVGAEGTLAVSLSHPVKITHVTVDHLPSYNSPSGDIKSAPKDFEVHGMKTQAGEGTFLGKFLYDKFGEPTQTFSLPTPTDQSYDIVELRVFSNWGQKEYTCLYRFRVHGQTDFS, encoded by the exons ATGTGTAAGGCTTTGGAGCTCAGTAATG ctgaagCTTCCTGTGTGTCAGTCTTGTTGGTGTCTGCAGTaagttcctgctgctgtgttcctggTCCAG cCATGCTCAGAAGAAGTTCTCGTCTACAAGCTGGCAACTACTACGCCATGAGTAACGGCCTTAATTCCACCCCTGCTGCGGCCATTTCTTACTACGAGACGCCCGTCAG GAGTTCCAGGAAGTCTCGGGTCCGAGCCTCCAGACAGAAGAGTCCTTCGCCGTTCACCGCTAAAG GTCCGGTACCAGAGTCCAGCTCAACCACTGAACCCGGACGCAGTAGCAGAATCACTGAATTCTTCTTTGATCTCAAGT CAAACATCACAACCAGTCGTCACACAAAGGCCtgcgctcttctcctcctcttcctcgtgcCTTTTT GTGTTGGCTTCTTGCTCCTTTTGTTGACCTCAATCACGCCCAACAACCTGCTGATGATCGACTTGTCGCTGACAAAGAAGCTGCCGGTTCACTTTGACCCGTCACTACAGAACAGCAACATGAATCTTAGACCCATATAT GAAAAAGAGTATCAAGAGTTGCAAGAAAGAATTGCAGGCATAGAAAAAGCCACTCGGTTACATCTGGAGCGCAAGATTGCTGATTTAGCAATGCAGATTTTGGGTGTTCGCACTGTTGCAACCAGCCTGAGCCACAGGATCAGATCAGTAGAGGACCAGAATCTAAAG TTGACTAAAGAGTGGAAACACCTTGAGCAGAGGCCCGATGGCAACAGTCTCACCCCAGAGCTTCAACGGGACATCGAGGGTTTGTTCAGGAAACTTGTGGAG GAGCTCGCCGTGCTAAACGGAGGAGGCTGCTCAGAGTGCCGACGTCCCATCGCTGACAAAATGGCTGACTTTGCTCTGGAAAGTCAAG gtgccagtgtgatcagcagcaggtgCTCACAGACGTACACCTCCCCCTCAGGGTGTCTGACCCTGTTTGGAATCCCTCTCTGGTCCCTCTTCACAAGTCCACGCACTGCTATCCAG GGTTCCCCCATTCTGGCAGGTACCTGTTGGTGTTTTGTGGGGGCAGAGGGGACACTGGCCGTCTCGCTCTCTCACCCAGTGAAGATCACACACGTGACGGTGGACCACCTGCCGAGCTACAACTCCCCCTCCGGCGACATCAAATCTGCCCCGAAGGACTTCGAAGTCCAT GGAATGAAGACTCAGGCAGGAGAAGGAACCTTCCTGGGAAAGTTCCTGTATGACAAGTTTGGCGAGCCGACGCAGACGTTCAGCCTGCCT ACTCCCACTGATCAGTCGTACGACATTGTGGAATTACGTGTTTTCTCCAACTGGGGTCAGAAAGAATACACGTGTCTCTACCGGTTCCGTGTCCACGGCCAGACAGACTTCTCCTGA
- the LOC101072075 gene encoding SUN domain-containing protein 2 isoform X5 — protein sequence MLRRSSRLQAGNYYAMSNGLNSTPAAAISYYETPVRSSRKSRVRASRQKSPSPFTAKGPVPESSSTTEPGRSSRITEFFFDLKSANITTSRHTKACALLLLFLVPFCVGFLLLLLTSITPNNLLMIDLSLTKKLPVHFDPSLQNSNMNLRPIYEKEYQELQERIAGIEKATRLHLERKIADLAMQILGVRTVATSLSHRIRSVEDQNLKLTKEWKHLEQRPDGNSLTPELQRDIEGLFRKLVEELAVLNGGGCSECRRPIADKMADFALESQGASVISSRCSQTYTSPSGCLTLFGIPLWSLFTSPRTAIQGSPILAGTCWCFVGAEGTLAVSLSHPVKITHVTVDHLPSYNSPSGDIKSAPKDFEVHGMKTQAGEGTFLGKFLYDKFGEPTQTFSLPTPTDQSYDIVELRVFSNWGQKEYTCLYRFRVHGQTDFS from the exons ATGCTCAGAAGAAGTTCTCGTCTACAAGCTGGCAACTACTACGCCATGAGTAACGGCCTTAATTCCACCCCTGCTGCGGCCATTTCTTACTACGAGACGCCCGTCAG GAGTTCCAGGAAGTCTCGGGTCCGAGCCTCCAGACAGAAGAGTCCTTCGCCGTTCACCGCTAAAG GTCCGGTACCAGAGTCCAGCTCAACCACTGAACCCGGACGCAGTAGCAGAATCACTGAATTCTTCTTTGATCTCAAGT CAGCAAACATCACAACCAGTCGTCACACAAAGGCCtgcgctcttctcctcctcttcctcgtgcCTTTTT GTGTTGGCTTCTTGCTCCTTTTGTTGACCTCAATCACGCCCAACAACCTGCTGATGATCGACTTGTCGCTGACAAAGAAGCTGCCGGTTCACTTTGACCCGTCACTACAGAACAGCAACATGAATCTTAGACCCATATAT GAAAAAGAGTATCAAGAGTTGCAAGAAAGAATTGCAGGCATAGAAAAAGCCACTCGGTTACATCTGGAGCGCAAGATTGCTGATTTAGCAATGCAGATTTTGGGTGTTCGCACTGTTGCAACCAGCCTGAGCCACAGGATCAGATCAGTAGAGGACCAGAATCTAAAG TTGACTAAAGAGTGGAAACACCTTGAGCAGAGGCCCGATGGCAACAGTCTCACCCCAGAGCTTCAACGGGACATCGAGGGTTTGTTCAGGAAACTTGTGGAG GAGCTCGCCGTGCTAAACGGAGGAGGCTGCTCAGAGTGCCGACGTCCCATCGCTGACAAAATGGCTGACTTTGCTCTGGAAAGTCAAG gtgccagtgtgatcagcagcaggtgCTCACAGACGTACACCTCCCCCTCAGGGTGTCTGACCCTGTTTGGAATCCCTCTCTGGTCCCTCTTCACAAGTCCACGCACTGCTATCCAG GGTTCCCCCATTCTGGCAGGTACCTGTTGGTGTTTTGTGGGGGCAGAGGGGACACTGGCCGTCTCGCTCTCTCACCCAGTGAAGATCACACACGTGACGGTGGACCACCTGCCGAGCTACAACTCCCCCTCCGGCGACATCAAATCTGCCCCGAAGGACTTCGAAGTCCAT GGAATGAAGACTCAGGCAGGAGAAGGAACCTTCCTGGGAAAGTTCCTGTATGACAAGTTTGGCGAGCCGACGCAGACGTTCAGCCTGCCT ACTCCCACTGATCAGTCGTACGACATTGTGGAATTACGTGTTTTCTCCAACTGGGGTCAGAAAGAATACACGTGTCTCTACCGGTTCCGTGTCCACGGCCAGACAGACTTCTCCTGA
- the LOC101072075 gene encoding SUN domain-containing protein 2 isoform X4, with protein sequence MCAALLSTLSMLRRSSRLQAGNYYAMSNGLNSTPAAAISYYETPVRSSRKSRVRASRQKSPSPFTAKGPVPESSSTTEPGRSSRITEFFFDLKSANITTSRHTKACALLLLFLVPFCVGFLLLLLTSITPNNLLMIDLSLTKKLPVHFDPSLQNSNMNLRPIYEKEYQELQERIAGIEKATRLHLERKIADLAMQILGVRTVATSLSHRIRSVEDQNLKLTKEWKHLEQRPDGNSLTPELQRDIEGLFRKLVEELAVLNGGGCSECRRPIADKMADFALESQGASVISSRCSQTYTSPSGCLTLFGIPLWSLFTSPRTAIQGSPILAGTCWCFVGAEGTLAVSLSHPVKITHVTVDHLPSYNSPSGDIKSAPKDFEVHGMKTQAGEGTFLGKFLYDKFGEPTQTFSLPTPTDQSYDIVELRVFSNWGQKEYTCLYRFRVHGQTDFS encoded by the exons ATGTGTGCAGCACTGCTCTCCACTTTAT cCATGCTCAGAAGAAGTTCTCGTCTACAAGCTGGCAACTACTACGCCATGAGTAACGGCCTTAATTCCACCCCTGCTGCGGCCATTTCTTACTACGAGACGCCCGTCAG GAGTTCCAGGAAGTCTCGGGTCCGAGCCTCCAGACAGAAGAGTCCTTCGCCGTTCACCGCTAAAG GTCCGGTACCAGAGTCCAGCTCAACCACTGAACCCGGACGCAGTAGCAGAATCACTGAATTCTTCTTTGATCTCAAGT CAGCAAACATCACAACCAGTCGTCACACAAAGGCCtgcgctcttctcctcctcttcctcgtgcCTTTTT GTGTTGGCTTCTTGCTCCTTTTGTTGACCTCAATCACGCCCAACAACCTGCTGATGATCGACTTGTCGCTGACAAAGAAGCTGCCGGTTCACTTTGACCCGTCACTACAGAACAGCAACATGAATCTTAGACCCATATAT GAAAAAGAGTATCAAGAGTTGCAAGAAAGAATTGCAGGCATAGAAAAAGCCACTCGGTTACATCTGGAGCGCAAGATTGCTGATTTAGCAATGCAGATTTTGGGTGTTCGCACTGTTGCAACCAGCCTGAGCCACAGGATCAGATCAGTAGAGGACCAGAATCTAAAG TTGACTAAAGAGTGGAAACACCTTGAGCAGAGGCCCGATGGCAACAGTCTCACCCCAGAGCTTCAACGGGACATCGAGGGTTTGTTCAGGAAACTTGTGGAG GAGCTCGCCGTGCTAAACGGAGGAGGCTGCTCAGAGTGCCGACGTCCCATCGCTGACAAAATGGCTGACTTTGCTCTGGAAAGTCAAG gtgccagtgtgatcagcagcaggtgCTCACAGACGTACACCTCCCCCTCAGGGTGTCTGACCCTGTTTGGAATCCCTCTCTGGTCCCTCTTCACAAGTCCACGCACTGCTATCCAG GGTTCCCCCATTCTGGCAGGTACCTGTTGGTGTTTTGTGGGGGCAGAGGGGACACTGGCCGTCTCGCTCTCTCACCCAGTGAAGATCACACACGTGACGGTGGACCACCTGCCGAGCTACAACTCCCCCTCCGGCGACATCAAATCTGCCCCGAAGGACTTCGAAGTCCAT GGAATGAAGACTCAGGCAGGAGAAGGAACCTTCCTGGGAAAGTTCCTGTATGACAAGTTTGGCGAGCCGACGCAGACGTTCAGCCTGCCT ACTCCCACTGATCAGTCGTACGACATTGTGGAATTACGTGTTTTCTCCAACTGGGGTCAGAAAGAATACACGTGTCTCTACCGGTTCCGTGTCCACGGCCAGACAGACTTCTCCTGA